In the genome of Candidatus Nealsonbacteria bacterium, the window CACCGATTGAATTGCCTTCTGATCGAATTGAAAAAACAAGCCAAGACTACAATAAAGCGCTAGCAATGATTTTGCATTAGTCAGTAATTAAAAAACCGCCCTTATTATGGCGGCCTTTTTTTATTCTATTTTTTTCCTATTTCTTTTTCATCTTTCTTCCGATAATTTTTTCAAAGTCCTCTTTCTCGATTGTTTCTTTCTCCACTAAGGTTTCGGCAATTTTACTTAATAGTTTTTTATTCTTATTAATAATTTTTTTGGCTTTGACTTCAGCTTCTTTTATTAGTTTCGCCACTTCGTTGTCAATTTGAATTGCTATTTTTTCCGAATAATTTCTTTGTTCTCCGATTTCTTTTCCAAGAAAAACCAATTCCTCTTTTTTTCCGAAAGAAACGGGCCCTAAGGGAGACATTCCGTACTCTTTAACCAATTTTCGGGCCAAATCGGAGGCCTTCTCTATGTCATTGGTGGCTCCGGTGGTTATTTCTTTGAATTTAATAATTTCAGCTACATATCCTCCGAGCAAAACCGCGAGCTCAGAAAGGAATTCGGATTTAGTTCTTATTTTTCTGTCTTCGCTTGGAGTTGTTAACGTGTAACCAGCGGCCATGCCCCTGGCTATTATTGAAATTTTCCGGATAGGCTCCGTGTGAGGAGACAGGGCAGAAACTAAAGCGTGGCCTGCCTCATGGAAAGCGGCAATTTCTTTTTCTTTTTTTGATAAAATATGGCTTTTTCTTTCCGGCCCCAAAAGCACTTTTTCAATGGACTCCAACACTTCTGTCTGATAAATTTGTTCTTTGTCTTTTCGAGCGGCTAAAATCGCCGCTTCGTTGATTACATTAGCCAAATCTGCTCCCGAGAATCCCGGAGTTCGCTCAGCTATTTCCCTGAGATTGACATCAGCGGTTAAAGGTTTTTTTCGGCAATGGATTCTTAAAATTTCTTCTCTTTCATTGATATCGGGTAAATCCAAAACTATTCTTCTGTCAAATCTTCCCGGCCTTAAAAGGGCGGGGTCTAAAACATCGGGTCGGTTGGTTGCTGACATTACAATACAGGTTGCTTCTTGTTCAAAGCCGTCCAGTTCCACCAAAATTTGATTTAAAGTTTGCTCTCTTTCATCGTGGCCGCCGCCGATTCCGGAACCCCGGATTCTGCCAATTGCGTCTAATTCGTCAATAAAGATGATGCTGGGCTGGTGTTTTCTGGCGGTTGCAAAAAGGCTTCTGACCCGACCGGCTCCCACGCCCACAAATAATTCAATAAATTCCGAACCGGAAATTGAGAAAAAAGGAACGCCGGCTTCGCTGGCTACCGCTCTGGCCAATAGGGTTTTTCCGGTACCGGGGTGTCCCATCAATAAAACTCCTCTTGGAATCCGAGCTCCTATTTTTAAAAATTTTTTAGAGTTTTTTAAAAAATCAACGATTTCTTTCAGTTCCTCTTTAGCTTCTTTCAATCCTCCGACATCTTTTAGGGTAGTTTTTTCTTTTTGGCTTCCTCCCAAAAAAATTCGGGGATGAGCCTTGGTAAAACTGAAGGCCTCCATTGCTCCGGTTTTTGCTCTTTGGAGCGTGATAAATAAGAATATAAAAATAACAATAATGGGTAATATTAAAATAAGCGGTCCTATCCATAAGGACATTCCTGATTCTTTTTTCGGGTCAATATCTATTTTATTTAAGCTTTCAGATTTTAATCCAAGATTTAAAAGAGACTGGGAAAGCCCGGTTTCTTTTTCTTTTGTTGATTCGGCCTTGGAGTCGTCCTTAAAGACAACCTCAAGCTTGTCGTCATAGCCAACGATTATTTTTTTAACATTGCCCTGATTGATTTCATTGACCAGCTGGCTAAGCGTGATTTGTTTTATCGTTTGGAATTCTTGGGAAAAAAGAGAAAAAACGCCCGACAAGACTATTATTATTAAAATAAAAATGCCAAATTTTTTGATTAAGTTTTTCATTTTTTATTTGATTAAAATTAAATGATTAAGCCGAGAGCTCTAAAATCATTTTGTGTTCAATCGGGTCGATAAGGGAAATTTTAAAATCGTATTTTTTGCCGATTTCCAAAGTTTCTTCCATTTTCTTTTGAGAGCCGAATTCCGAAATATGGATTAATCCCTGAATTTCCGGAGTAATTTGAACAAGGGCGCCGAATGGTTTAAATTTTAAAACCTGCCCTTTTGTTTTATCTCCTTTTTTTAAATTTTTTTCCACAGTTTTCCAGGGATCTTCTTTCAGGGCTTTTAAAGATAAAAAAACCCTGTCTTTTTCAATATTAATGATTTTGGCCTTGACTTTCTGGCCGACCTTAACTATTTCATTAGGGTCTTCAATCAATTTCCAATCAAGTTCCGAAATATGAATTAATCCTTCCAAAATCGGGGAGTTTTCCTTTTTAAACTTTATAAAAACTCCGAAATTTAAAACCGCGGTTATTTCTCCGTCAACGATATCTTCTTTATTATAATTTTTTAAGGCGTCTTTTATTTTCTCTCCGCTTTCAGCTTTTTCTGAAAGAATGAGTTTATTTTCTTTGGCTAAAAAATCCAAAACCTTGACCTTCATTTCTTTGCCTAAAAATTTTTGGAGTTCTTTTAATATTTTTCCCGGATCCCGGTCTTCAACCCTGGGATAGTTTTCCGAAGACAACTGAGAGACCGGCAAGAAAGCGGGTACATTAAAAACCTGGGACAAAAGGCCTCCCTTATTCGCTCCCAGAATACTTATTGTAATAGATTCTCCTTTCTCTTTCAATTCTTCAATTTTTTTCCAAGTTACTTCTTGATTAGCCTCTCTTAAAGAAAGCTCAAAGAAACCTTCTTCGGTTTCCAGTCCGACTACTTTTGCCAAAATTTTTTCTCCGATTTTTAAATCTTTTAAAATTGTTTTGGCCTCTTTAAATTCTTTTCCGTAAATAATGCCGGTGCCTATCGGTCCCAAATCTAAATAAACGGCTGATTTTCCGGTTCCGACAACGTTTCCCTCAACCACTTCTCCCAAACGGGGAGGTTGAATCGAATCTTTGTCCTGGATAATGTTTTTCATAAATTTTATAATGTATTAAAAATAATATACTAAAAATTTAATTTAATCAAGAGTTTTCTTTATTTGAAAAAATCTAAACGTATGATAAGATAAAAATGGCACAACTTCAAAGAAGTGCATATCTTATTTTTTATTCGAAATACAATAAATATTTATGAAAATTATTTGGCATGGGCAATCTTTATTCGAAATAACGGTTTCCGCCCGACAGGGAGAGGAAACGAAAATCGTAATCGACCCTTTTGACGAGAGCTATGGTTTGAAGCTTCCCAAATTACAAGCTGATATTTTGTTGGTCAGCCACGAACACAAAGACCATTCTAATGTTGGCGGGGTTTTGGGAAATTATTTTTTGATTGAAAATCCGGGAGAATATGAGGCAAAGGGCGTTTACGTTAAAGGCATTCCCGCTTTCCACGATTCTTCTTCGGGAAAAGAGCGGGGAAAAATAACCATGTTTAAAATTTTAGCCGAAGAAATTAAAATTTGCCATCTTTCGGATTTGGGCCAAAAAGAATTAACCGAACAGCAACTGGACGAAATAGGGGAA includes:
- the ftsH gene encoding ATP-dependent zinc metalloprotease FtsH, yielding MKNLIKKFGIFILIIIVLSGVFSLFSQEFQTIKQITLSQLVNEINQGNVKKIIVGYDDKLEVVFKDDSKAESTKEKETGLSQSLLNLGLKSESLNKIDIDPKKESGMSLWIGPLILILPIIVIFIFLFITLQRAKTGAMEAFSFTKAHPRIFLGGSQKEKTTLKDVGGLKEAKEELKEIVDFLKNSKKFLKIGARIPRGVLLMGHPGTGKTLLARAVASEAGVPFFSISGSEFIELFVGVGAGRVRSLFATARKHQPSIIFIDELDAIGRIRGSGIGGGHDEREQTLNQILVELDGFEQEATCIVMSATNRPDVLDPALLRPGRFDRRIVLDLPDINEREEILRIHCRKKPLTADVNLREIAERTPGFSGADLANVINEAAILAARKDKEQIYQTEVLESIEKVLLGPERKSHILSKKEKEIAAFHEAGHALVSALSPHTEPIRKISIIARGMAAGYTLTTPSEDRKIRTKSEFLSELAVLLGGYVAEIIKFKEITTGATNDIEKASDLARKLVKEYGMSPLGPVSFGKKEELVFLGKEIGEQRNYSEKIAIQIDNEVAKLIKEAEVKAKKIINKNKKLLSKIAETLVEKETIEKEDFEKIIGRKMKKK
- a CDS encoding S1 RNA-binding domain-containing protein; translation: MKNIIQDKDSIQPPRLGEVVEGNVVGTGKSAVYLDLGPIGTGIIYGKEFKEAKTILKDLKIGEKILAKVVGLETEEGFFELSLREANQEVTWKKIEELKEKGESITISILGANKGGLLSQVFNVPAFLPVSQLSSENYPRVEDRDPGKILKELQKFLGKEMKVKVLDFLAKENKLILSEKAESGEKIKDALKNYNKEDIVDGEITAVLNFGVFIKFKKENSPILEGLIHISELDWKLIEDPNEIVKVGQKVKAKIINIEKDRVFLSLKALKEDPWKTVEKNLKKGDKTKGQVLKFKPFGALVQITPEIQGLIHISEFGSQKKMEETLEIGKKYDFKISLIDPIEHKMILELSA
- a CDS encoding MBL fold metallo-hydrolase — protein: MKIIWHGQSLFEITVSARQGEETKIVIDPFDESYGLKLPKLQADILLVSHEHKDHSNVGGVLGNYFLIENPGEYEAKGVYVKGIPAFHDSSSGKERGKITMFKILAEEIKICHLSDLGQKELTEQQLDEIGEVDILLIPVGGNYTIAAKEASMIISQIEPKIVIPMHYQIPKLKLKLEELDKFLKIMGSKNPEKLNKLTIRKKELSEDGMKIIVLEL